A stretch of the Dioscorea cayenensis subsp. rotundata cultivar TDr96_F1 chromosome 4, TDr96_F1_v2_PseudoChromosome.rev07_lg8_w22 25.fasta, whole genome shotgun sequence genome encodes the following:
- the LOC120258015 gene encoding uncharacterized protein LOC120258015 yields MIKRRFFKQDHGDKSATDSDSSSSSDPSPKPSQEEEVDGDDDPIGRAENEEVDKPPSPSPGSGYETEDGSANDSEGDSSGLLSNDKEESSARSGNLKDNHLVIDVHAVEKDDKLLKVGDKPCDPNDPIQAELANCILKLKSVFKCRLCPRIILLNENTVRTHLSSKRHARSKKLLGEGRLKLMLNSDGEIEEEQETHSERHARTLALAQELDAQPRKDKTHQRKRQRRKKDNGSRHPLKKRGKKRSRNCD; encoded by the exons ATGATAAAGAGGCGGTTCTTCAAGCAAGATCATGGCGACAAGAGCGCAACGGATTCGGATTCATCCTCTTCCTCTGATCCCAGCCCTAAACCctctcaagaagaagaagtagatggAGATGACGACCCTATCGGCCGAGCTGAGAATGAGGAAGTCGATAAACCTCCATCCCCTTCTCCAG GTTCAGGCTATGAAACTGAGGATGGCTCTGCAAATGATAGTGAAGGTGATTCTTCAG GTTTACTTAGTAATGATAAAGAAGAGAGCTCTGCAAGAAGTGGAAATCTCAAGGACAATCACTTAGTTATTGATGTTCATGCTGTGGAAAAGGATGACAAACTTTTGAAAGTTGGGGACAAACCTTGTGACCCAAATGATCCCATTCAAGCTGAACTAGCCAACTGTATTTTGAAATTGAAATCTGTGTTCAAATGCAGACTTTGCCCCAGAATTATCTTGTTAAATGAGAACACAGTAAGGACACATCTTAGCTCAAAG AGGCATGCCCGTTCCAAGAAGCTCCTAGGTGAAGGGAGGCTAAAGCTGATGCTAAATAGTGATGGAGAGATTGAGGAGGAACAAGAAACTCATTCTGAAAGGCATGCGAGAACACTAGCTCTTGCCCAG GAATTGGATGCTCAACCAAGAAAGGATAAAACACATCAGCGGAAGAGGCAGAGAAGGAAAAAG GACAATGGTTCCAGGCATCCACTGAAAAAACGTGGAAAGAAAAGGAGTAGAAATTGTGATTAA